The Pseudomonas sp. FP2309 genomic sequence CAAATAAGGGCGCGGCTGAGCTTGTACCCATAGCCGCGGATGTTCTGGATGATGTTCTCGCCGTAGTGCGCCTTGATTTTACCGCGCAAGCGACTGATGGACTTTTCCAGGGCTCTGGAGTCGTAGTATTTAGTATTAAGCCCCATGACTGCGGCAATTTCATTGTGACTAAGCAGTCTGTTCTGGATAAGCGCTTCCAGTACTTTCATTTCGACGAATGATATTTCCAGCTTTTTGCTGTCGCCATAAATGCACATGCGGTCCTGGTCTAACACCAGTGCGTAGTGAGGGGGCTGCGTACTTTCAGACAGGAAGGTATCGAACAGGCTGAGTGTGTTTTCAGGGGAGGTTTCTACCACCTTGATGCAATAGTCCGCACCGGCCAAGTAGTATTTTGTTTTGCTCAGTGTGGACGCAAATGTCACGACCACAATTATCGTGCAGTGCGGATTTTCCTGGCGGGCTTTTCTTATGATGTCCAGGGTTTGATGGCTGGCAGAAGGTGTGTCGATTTCTATAATAATCGCACGGTAGTTTCCGTGCTTTTCTTTGGCGTCAATTAGTTGTCCGTAGCAGCGTGTATCGACTTTTAAATGATTCGGCACAGTGCGAACTATCAGCGCCCGGAAGTCGTCCGATTTCGATTGAGTCCGTGCAATAGCGAGGACATTGGAAAAATGCATCACCTACTCCCTTTTCTGGCATGCAAAGCCGTCGGTTCAATCGCTGCTAGCATTTAGATACTAATCGAATTGAATACGGTCAAACGTGACAAATTTTAACATTCACCACATTATTTTTGCGGGCCGTGCGAGGAAGTAAGCGGTTGTTGTACGGGGCTTTACCTGAACTTACACATAGGCTAGTGCAAATTCTAAGTGCTGGTTAAGTATTTTAGCCCCAACGATTTTTTTGAGCCGGGCAAGGTTAAAGCCTTGCCCGTTTATGAGCGGGATGTGAGGCCATGCGGGGCATTCGAGATCGGCTTGTCAGGTCAGCTCCTCTGCCCGCAACTGCGCACCCATGTCATCGCAGCTCAGCGCCCAGTCGGTCAGCCATTGCGGCATCGACGGTGATGCCTCGGCCAGTCCCAATTCCCGTACAAACTCGGCAGGGGGCAGGGTGCCCTTGGCCGAGCGGAACAGCCCGCGCATCACAACCACGCCGACGACGCGACCGCGACTGACAAACCGGTGCTCCATCAGGGTCCACTTGTGGTCCCAGCCCAGCAGGCGGGTGTGCACGTCGAATGCCTCGAACAGTTTCAACTCCCGCCGAAACTTGCCCCAGGTGTCGCCGACGATGGGCAGCGCCTTGTGGCGCAGCGCCACGCGAAACGCACCGGTGCGCAACACGAAATCCATCCGTGCGACGTCCGCCAGGGAAAAGTAGCGGCCATTGGTGACATGCCGGTTGATGTCCAGGTCCAGTGGCCAGACGCGCATACGCACCACGGTGGTGGCCAGTCCGTCGGCGGGTTTACGCCATGGGCGACGGCAGAGCATGTAGAGCAAACGAAACCAGAGATTCATAGCAGTGCCAGACAGTTGATCGATGGCAGCACTTTAGGGGCCCGAGGCCAGGTGAGGTAGGTCCGCAAGTGACTGATTTGTCGAGGACGGTACGATTCGGATACTTCCCTTTAAGGCAGACGAAAAAAAACCGGCTGATCAGGCCGGTTTGGGGTTCCCGCAAACGCTGCGGTCTCAGGCATGGTTATCCAGCAGACGATCAGCACCGCCTTCAGCCACGCGGCTGTCTTGCAGACGATCAGCACCGTCTTCGGCGACGCGGTTGCCTTGCAGACGGTCGGCGCCATCTTCGGCCACACGGCTTTCGATCAGACGGTCCGCACCGCCTTCGGCCACACGGCTTTCGATCAGACGGTCCGCACCGCCTTCGGCCACACGGCTTTCGATCAGACGGTCCGCACCGCCTTCGGCCACACGGCTTTCGATCAGACGGTCCGCACCGCCTTCGGCCACACGGCTTTCGATCAGACGGTCCGCACCGCCTTCGGCCACACGGCTTTCGATCAGGCGATCAGCACCGCCTTCGGCAACAACAGGGTGGGCAAATGCGTTTGCAGCGAGTACCGAGAAAGCGAGGCTAAGCAAGATTTGGCGTTTCATGAGGGTGTGCTCCAAGTGTTTTAAGTAGGTGTTGCCGGGTATGGGTTTGATGTTACGCGGTGCATTTTTTAAGAGAACTTCATTGCGCTGATGGTGACTATCAACGTCAGCGATAGCCCGTTTCAAAGGGCCATCGCCGGGCCGGTCAAGGCATTTGCGGCAGTTCCCGAGGGCGCAGGTCGAACACCAGCACCTCGGCGTCTTCGCCATGGCTGACGTGGATCTGCCGTTCATCCCGCACGCGGGCGCCGTCGCCTTCCTGCAAGCGTTGGCCGTTGATCTGCACGCTGCCTCGGGCCACATGGATATACACGTGGCGATCCGGCGCCAGGTCGAGGGTCGCGGCTTCATCAGCGTTGAACAGCCCGGCGTACACCCGTGCGTCCTGGCGCACGCTCAATGAACCGTCGGCGCCGTCCGGCGAGATGATCAGTTGCAGGCGCCCGCGTTTCTGCGCCTCGCTGAAGTGCTCCTGCTGATAGCGCGGCTCGGCACCGGCCACGTTGGGCACGATCCAGATTTGCAGGAAGTGCACGCCCAGGCGTTGGCTGTGGTTGAACTCGCTGTGCGCCACGCCGCTGCCGGCGCTCATCAGTTGCACGTCGCCGGGGCGGATCACCGAGCCGGTGCCCAGAGTGTCTTTGTGTTCCAGGGCGCCTTCGAGCACATAAGAGAAGATCTCCATGTCACGGTGCGGGTGCTGGCCGAAGCCTTTGCCGGCGGCGACGCGGTCATCGTTGATCACCAGCAGGTCGGAAAAACCCTGTTCGGCGGGGTTCCAGTAGTTGGCGAACGAGAAGGTGTGAGACGACTGCAGCCAACCGTGGTTGGCGGCGCCGCGGTCAGAAGCTTTACGAAGGGTCAGCATGGCGGTGTCCTCAAGTGAGCGCAGGCTGCGAGATGCAGGGCGCTGGCGTTGAGAAGAAGGTTACTGGTTACTGGGATATTCATTAAGAGGCTGAAATCTGAATAACTGTCTCTATCAGGTTGACAATAAAAGGCATGCCATAATGCCTGCCGCCTTTCTTCCTCCTGATGGACGTTTCATATGAAAACCGTGGCCATGGCGCTGTTTCCGGACTTCCTCCTGCTCGACATGGCCGGACCGCTCGAAGTGTTTTCCATCGCCAACCGCTATCTGCCGGCGGCGGCGCATTACCAGATCCTCACCATCGGCACCGAGCCCGGCCCGCTGCGTGCCTCCAACGGCGTGCTGGTGCACACCGACCTGTTGCTGGAGCACGCCGATGGCGTCTATGACGTGCTGCTGGTACCCGGTGGTCCGGGTGCCTATAACGAATGCCATCCCGCACTGCTGCCCTGGCTCAGGGAGGCGGCGCCACGTGCGCGGCGCTTCGGTTCGATCTGTACCGGCGCTTTTGTATTGGGGCATGCCGGGCTGCTTGATGATCGGCGCGTCACGACTCACTGGCACTACACCGACCGGTTGATCAAGGCGTTTCCCAAAGCGATCGTCGAGACCGACCGCATCTACCTGCAGGACGGACGGCTCATCACCTCTGGCGGCGTCACGGCCGGTATCGATCTGGCGTTGTCCATCGTCGCCCAGGACCATGGCAAACAGGTGGCGGTGGACGTGGCCAAAGTGCTGTTGGTGGTGATGAAGCGCCAGGGCGGCCAGGCCCAGTTCAGCCCGATGACGGCCGCCGTTTCGCCCCAGGAAACCGCCATCACCCGTGTACAGAACCGCGTGCTGGAACACTTGGCGCAGCCGTTCACCATCGAGTCCATGGCGCAGTTGGCGGGCATGAGTGCGCGCCACTTTTCGCGGCTCTTCGCCAAAGAAGTGCAGATGACGCCCATGGCCTTCCTGCAAGGCGCGCGCATCGACCGCGCCCGTCAGTTGCTGGAAACCACCGACCTGCCGCTCAAGACCGTGGCCTTTCACGCAGGCTTTGGCAGCGTTCGGCATATGCGCTTTCTGTTCAGTGAAAAACTCGGCCTCAACCCGACCCAATACCGACAACAGTTCAGTTAACGACAGGATGTCCGTCTCGCGCACCTGATTGTCCGTATCGCTCCCCGTGCCAGCATTGCCGTGTCATTGGTAGCTGGCAAGATGACGTCGAGCCCATGGAAAAGGATGCGCAGACGCCCAAGGCCGGGTGTTCCAGCGCGATTGCAACTATGAACAACCCTCTGGCGACTGACGCCGATGGCACGCTGCGCTTCGGTGCCTATGCCTTTCACCGCCAGCAGCGGCTGGTGAGCAAGGCGGGCTGGCCGGTGCCCTTGGGCGGGCGTGCACTGGATATTCTTGCCGCGCTGCTGGAGGTGCCGGGGCAGTTTGTCAGCAAGGCCAGCCTGATCGATCGGGTCTGGCCCGACAGCGTGGTGGAGGAAACCAACCTGCGGGTGCACATCGCCGCACTGCGCCGTGCCCTCGACGGCCAGCACCTGATCCTCAACGACCCCCAGCGTGGCTACTGCTTCGCCGCCCCCGTGCTCGGCAGTGTTCATGTGACGACGCCTCGCCACAACCTCGCAGCACGGCTCAGCCCGGTGATCGGCCGTGACGAGCTGTTGCGCGTGCTGGCGCGGCGCTTGTCAAGGCAGCCGCTGATGACCCTCACAGGTTGTGCCGGGGTGGGCAAGAGCACCTTGGCCCTGGCCCTGGCGGCGAAGGTGCTGCCGCGCTACCGCGACGGGGTGTGGTGGGTCGACCTGGCCACCGTGGACGCGCCGACGCAGATGCTGCGCCACCTGGCCACGGTGCTGCAGTTGCAACCTTGCGCCACGGCTGTCGAGCTGTGCCGCCAATTGGTCAACCGCCAATTGTTGCTGGTACTCGACGGCGCCGACCTGCTGTTGGGCGCCTGTCGGCATCTGCTGCGGGTAGTGCGTGAGCAGGCACCCCACGTCAGCGTGCTGGTGAGCAGCCGTGAAGCGCTGCTGGTCCCCGGCGAATGGTGTGTGCGCGTGCCCCGCCTGGCGATGCCTGGGCCCTCATCACTGACCAGCGTTGAACAGGCGATGGCTTACCCGGCGGTGCAACTGTTTGTGGCGCGGGCGTGCGCCGCACAGCAGGGCTTTGTGTTGCGGCCCCAGGACCTGGCGCCGTTGCGGGATATTTGTCGGCGCCTCGACGGCCTGCCCCTGGCGTTGGAGCTCGCCGCCGCGCAGGTCGATGCCCTGGGCGTGCACGGTTTGCAGGCGCAATTGCGCAACGGCCTGCAGGTGTTGACCCGTGGTCGCCGTACGGCGGTGGCGCGTCACCAATCCCTGAGCGCCGCGCTGGATTGGACGTATGAGCGCCTCAGCCTGCCCGAGCGTTGGCTGTTCTTACAATTGGGGTTGTTCCGGATGGCGGTGACGTTGCCCACCTTGAGTGAGCTGGTGGCCGGCACGGAGCTGGAACACGCCGACCTGTCTTATTTGCTGGCCCGACTGGTGAACCTGTCACTGCTGACCCTGGAACCTGGTCCCGGTCCCGAACGGTACCGTTTGCTGCACTGCCTGCGCAGCTATGCCTTGGCGCAACTGCGCGACCCCGGCCAGGTGGCGCGTTTGCAGCAGGATTACGGGCACTACCTGGGGCCGCTCTCAGGCCGGCCGTTTGTGCTGCAACTCGTCGAGCAGGCTGCGCACGCGGAGTAGGTCGCGGGTGGCAAACCCTTCGGTAAAGCGCCCATGGATCGAACTCAACAGGTCGCGTGCCGCGTCCACGCGGCCTTGCTGCCGCCAGCGCTGCGCCAATGACAGTGCGCAACGCAATTCCCAGGCCAGCGCGCCTTGCTGCCGCGCCTGGCCCAAGGCTTCGAGCAACAGCGTCTCGGCCGCGTGGCTGTCGCCCATGGCGTCGGCGTGGACCCGCAGGATCTCCGGCGTGCACCAGCCGGCGCCACCGTTCATGGCGCGCTCTAAGGCGGCGTCGTCCACCGTGCCGGCATTGAATGTCACCAGGGTGTCTTTCACCAGGCCCAGGCCCTGCACATCGGCTATCGGCGCCGTGCCCTCGTAGCATCGCGCCCATGTATGAAACAGCGGCACCGAGTGTTTTTGTGCCTGCTGCAACAACAGGTCCAACCGATCGCGAGCCGTGGCGGTGTCGCCGTTGTAGTGGGCGATCACCACGCCGGCCAGGGCCAGGGTGTAGCAGATGGACGTGCCGTGGTTGATCTGCAACGCCAGCGTCAACGCCTGGCTGGCGGTGCGCCACGCGCGCTCGGGGAAGCCGCGCAGCCAGAGAATGCGCGCCAGGATGGTCAGTGCCGCCACGCCCTGGTCGTATTGCACGCCAAACCCATGGGTGAAGCGGTTGAGGTGGCCGCTGTGGGCCATGCGCTGGATCACCTGTTCGGCATTGTGCAGCGCCAGCGCCTGGTTGCCGGCGAAGTGCTGCGCCAGCACCCGCAGGCGTTGGGCGCTGAGGTCCAGTTGCGGCTCGGCCTGGGGGCCCAGTCTGTCGAAATGCAGGCTTTGCGCCAACGCCTCGCGGTAGTTGCCGCCACACAGGTTGACCGCCATCTGCCCCGACACGGCGCGCAATTGCCCGGCCAGGTCTTTGCCGGCTTCGGCCAGGCGTCGCGCCCGGGCAAACGCCTCCAGGGTCTCGGGCGTGCCCCCCTGGGTGTGATAGGAAAAACTGCCCAGCGCCAGTTGCAGGGCCATGTTCAGTGGCTGGCTCGGCGCACTCGATTGCCCCAGCCGGGCCAGGGCCTTGCCCACGTATAAACCGTGTTCGCGCAACAGCGACAGTTCCTGCCACAGCGGCATGGCGCTGACCGTGAGTTGGATGCCCAGCAGGTGCACGCCCTGGTCGCCCAGCCCCCAATCGAGGGCGGCGCGAATGTCATCACGCAGCGGTGCGTAGCGGTCGATCCAGGTCTGGGTCGCGGTGTTTTGCCAATCCTGCTGCGCTTGCTTCATTAACGTCAGGCAGCGCGTGGCATGGCGTTCGCGGGTGGCGTCAAGCTCCTCGGCGACGCTGAGCTTTTCCAGGGCGTAGGTGCGGGTGACGTCCAGCAGGCGATAGACCATCTCGTCATCCCCGGCCTCCACGTTGAGCAGGGATTTGGCCACCAATTGGCTGATCGAACCCGGTACCTGGGCCGCTGCGATGTGCTCCCCGGCAATCACCGCCGCCGCGCTGGCCAGGCTGAAACCGCCGCGATAGACCGCGAGGCGGCGCAGGCAAATCTGCTCACACTCGGTGAGCAGCTCAAAGCTCCAATCCAGCGTGGCGCGCAGGGTCTGGTGACGCGGCAGGGCATTGCGGCGGCCACGGGTGAGCAGGCGGAAATTGTCTTCCATTTGCACCAGCAGCCCCGGCAGACCGAAACGCTCGATCTGCGCGGCCACCAGCTCGATTGCCAGGGGAATGCCGTCCAGGCGCTGGCAGATATCAATCGCCAGGGGCAGTTCGGCGTCGCTCAGTTCAAACCTGTCCTGATGGGACATGGCCCGCTCCACCAGCAGTTGCAGGGCCGGGTAGCCCAGGGCCTGGGCACGGTTGCCGGTGGCGGGCGGGCAGGCCAGGGGGTCCAGGCGCTGCACGTATTCGCCCTCGGCGCGCAGGGCCTCGCGGCTGGTGGTCAGAATGTGCAATCTGGGGGCGTGGTGCAGCAGGCTTTCGCTGATCAGCGCGATAGCGTCCAGCAGGTGCTCGCAATTGTCGATTACCAGCAGCAGGTGGTGCTCCTGCAAGCGGCGCGCAAATGCGGCCGGCGCTTCGTCCTCGGCGCAGGTCAGGTCGAGCAGGGCGGCCAGGTTGGGCAGGATCATCGACGGCGCGCTGAGAGGCGCCAGGTCGAGCAAGCGGATACCGTCGCGGTAGTGCCCGATCAACAGCTCCGCCACGCGCAGTGCAACGGTGGTTTTGCCGATGCCACCGGCGCCGGTCAGGGTGATGAAACGCTGCTCCGGCAGTTGCTGCACCAGGCTGTCGATCAGGGCCTGGCGGCCGATCATGCGGGTGTGGCGCAGCGGCAGGTTATGGCAGGGACGTTGCGGTGTTCCTTCGCTGGGCAGGCTCATCGGTTCAATGCTCAGTGGCGCAACAAAACTGTAGCCACGCTGCGCCACCGTGACGATATAGCGCTGCCCGGCCTGGCCGTCGCCCAACGCCTTGCGCAACGCCGCCATGTGCACGCGCAGATTGCCGTCTTCGACGACGCTTTTGGGCCACACCCGCGCGATCAGCTCCTGCTTGCTCACCACGTTGCCGGCTTGCTCGAGCAGGATCAGCAGGATGTCCACTGCACGCCTGCCCAGACGCAACGGGCGGCCCGCTTCCAGCACCAGGCGCTGGCGCGGATGGATGCGGTAAGGGCCAAAATGCACCGCCTTATCGCTCAGCTCGCTCATCGGGGGTCATGCTCTGGGAAAGGGGAGCCGCCAGCATAGGCCAGGCGCATGCAGACCACTAGGCAGCGATCTCCTGGAGCTTGTGACGCAGTTGGTGATTTCGCCAGGTCATCGGGTTGACGCCCTCGCTGCGGGTGAACATATGGCAAAAGTGCGCCTGGTCGCAGAACCCGCATTCCAGGCTGATTTGCGTCAGGCTCAAGGAAGATTGGGTGATCAGTTCCTTGGCGCGCTGGATACGCTGTTGGCGAATCCATTCCTGGGGTGACAGCCCGGTGCTGCACTTGAACGCGCGGGAAAAATGGCTTCGCGACAGCGCACAGGCCTGGGCCAGGTCGGCAATCGCCAGGCTTTCGCCCAGGTTGGCGAGGATCAGTTGCTTGGCAATGCGTTCGCGCCTGGGGCACAGGCCGCCGGTGGCGGGTAAACGGGGGGCGCAGTACTCAAGTCGGGCCATGACAGATATCCGCAGTCGATGGGAGCGTTCCCGGTGAATGGATGCAGTGTAGATGGCGGTTATCTTGTTGCCGGACCGTCTGGCTGACGAGTTAATCGTTGTTAATTTTGTCAGCTGTACGGGCTCAAATCTGTCAAAAAAGACAGCACAGGCGTGCAATCCAAAGCGCTGTTTGCGTGCTTCCCTGAACGCTGCTCAACCGTATGGATTTCGCCATGAACCGCAACGACCTGCGCCGCGTCGACATGAACCTGCTGGTGATTTTCGAGGCGTTGATGTTCGAGAAAAACCTGACCCGGGTCGCCGAAAAGCTCTTTATGGGGCAACCGGCGGTGAGTGCGGCGTTAGGCCGCTTGCGAGACTTGTTCGACGACCCGTTACTGCTGCGCAACGGCCGGGGCATGGAGCCCACGCCCCGTGCGCTGGCGATACTCAAGGAACTGCAGCCGGCCATGGATACCATCTCCGGAGCGGTCAGTCGCGCCAAGGATTTCGATCCTTCCACCAGCTGCGCGGTGTTCCGTATCGGCCTGTCGGACGATGCCGAGTTCGGCCTGTTCCCGCCGTTGCTCAGCCGGCTGCGTGAGGAGGCGCCGGGAATCGTCGTGGTGGTACGCCGCGCCAATTACCTGTTGATGTCCGCTTTGCTGGCCAGCGGCGAGATTTCGGTGGGCGTGAGTTACACCACCGAATTGCCGGCGAACGCCAAGCGCAAGAAGCTGCGGGATATCCCGTGCAAGGTGCTGCGCGGTGATGAGGGCGCCGAGCCGCTGACCCTGGACGACTATTGCGCGCGGCCCCATGCAATGGTGTCGTTCTCCGGTGACTTGAGCGGCAATATCGACCTCGACCTGGCACGCATCGGCCGCGCCCGCCGGGTGGTGCTGGCGGTGCCGCAATTTAGCGGGTTGCGCGCGCTGTTGGCGGGCACGCAGATCATTGCAACGGTGCCCGATTACGCGGCGTGTGCGTTGACCGAGGGCACCTCGCTGCGCGCGCAGGACCCACCGTTTGCGATTGATGCGGCGGAGTTGTCGATGGTGTGGAGCGGGGTGCACGACAATGATCCGGCGGAGCGCTGGCTGCGCGCACGCATCGCGGAGCATATGGCGCGGGAGGTTTAGGGGGGCGACACCGTCCACATCAAGCGGCCCGCATTGGTCACCTGTTCTTCGCCGAAATTGGATATTCCTGCGACACGGGCGGGTGGCTAGTCTGGCCCCCCATTCCCACCGTTCCGGAGTATTACCATGCAACCGCGTACCGACTTCTACACCGCCTCCCCAGACGCCATGAAAGCCATGCTTGCGCTGGAAGCCGCCGTCGGCAAGCTGTCCATCGAACTGCCTCTGCTGGAACTGATCCGTCTGCGCGTGTCGCAGATCAACGGCTGTGCGTTCTGCCTCGACATGCACACCGCCGACGCGCGCAAAGGCGGCGAGACCGAGCGTCGCCTGTACACCCTGTCAGCCTGGCGTGAAACGCCGTTCTTCACCCCGCGTGAGCGCGCCGCACTGGCCTGGGCCGAGAGCCTGACCCTGATCAGCCGCACCCACGCCCCGGACGAAGACTTCAATGCGCTGGCCGCCGAGTTCAGCGCCCAGGGGCAGATCGACCTGAGCGTGGCCATCGCCACCATCAACAGCTGGAACCGTCTGGCGGTGGGGTTTCGCAAGATGCCCACGTAAACCGTTAACGGGCTTTGAAATAGCCGCGCGGCGTGGTGCCGATGCTGCTGGTGGTGCTGGCGTTCGGCATGGCGATCCCCAACGTGCTCGGCGCCGCGCTGATGGCCTACCGTGACCGTTTAGGCACGGCGGCGGCGGTGTTCGGTTTGCTTTATTACCTGGCCATCGGTGCCGGCCTGACCCTGGTGGCCTGGGTGCAGGACCTGGGCTGGAGCCTGTTGGTGTGTGGGCTGGCGGCGCTGTGCCTGGCGAGGCCGCGGGTGTTCAGAAGTTGACCGAGGCACTCAGGCGCGCCGTCAACGGTGCGCCCTGGAACAGGTAGTCATCGCCCATGTATTCGCCCACGTCGCGCCAGTAGCGTTTGTCGAAGAGGTTGTCGACGCTCAGGCGAAACACCGTCTCATAGCCGTCGACGCGGGTGGTGTAACGACTGCCGACGTTGACCACCGCATAGTCCCCCACTGCGACGTTGCCGCTGCGGTTGGCGTACTTCCTGGCGCTGTATTGCACGCCACCCAGCACGGCCAGCCCGTTGACCCAGGGTAACGCGTAGTCGGCGTACACACTGGCGCGCAGCTTGGGTACGTTGATCGCCTGGTGGTCTTCGTAGGCCGGTGTGCCGCTGCCGCTGACCCGCGCGCGGATCGCCGCGACGCTGGTGGCGATCTGCAAGCGCTCGGTGGCCCAGCCATTGGCCGACAGTTCCAGGCCGGTGTTCTTCTGTTCGCCCTGTTGCACATAGGTGAAGTTGCCGACGCCGTCCGGCTTGGTGTACTGGTAGGCTTGGCGCGTCTGGAACACGGCGGCGGCGAAGCTGATGCGACGCCAGTCGTATTTGACCCCGGCTTCGATCTGCCGGGAGGTGGTCGGGGCCAGGGTTTGATCCTTGTTGGTCGCAAACCACGGCGCGGTGCCGCCCAGGGACAGGCCCTTGTTGTAACGGGTGTAGAGCGAGATGTTCTCGATCGGCTTGTAGATCAACGCGGCCTCGGGCAGGAACACGTATTGCTGGGTATGGCGCGTCTGATCGCCAGTGCTGCCATCAAAGGCGTGTTCATCCAGGCGCACTTCGCGGCCGCCAAGGATGGTCTGCCATTGCTCGTTGAAGCGCATGCGGTCGGTGACGAACACGCCGTACTGACGGCTGTCCAGGGTGCGATGGCTGTCGTTGAGCGGCACATCGGTGGGGGCGTATGTTGGTGCATCGGCGTCTATGTTGCCGCTGCCGAGCCACTCGTTGACTGCAGTGCGCTTGTCGATCACCCGGCGAAACGCGCTGGTGCCGAAGGTCAGTTCATGGCCCAGGCCTGCGGTGTCGAACAGGCCGGTCATGGCCGCCTGCACTTCGTCGTTGCGGCGGGTGTCGTCGGGGCTGCGGAAATCGTAAATATCGTAATTGCCCTGGGGGGTGAAGGTATTGCCGACGCCGCCGGTATCACCGCCCCACGCAAACGAACTGTAGTCATCAATCACCACCTTGCTGCGCGCGGCGCTGACGCTGCCTTGCCACTGGTCGCTGAAGCGGTATTCGAACCGGCCGTTGAGGTTCAGCGCATCAATGCCCACCTGTTTGGAGCCGCTCTGATGGCCCAGCAGTTTTTTCGGCGAGGCATGGTGGGGGACCTCGGTACCGCCAAGCAATTGGTAACCCGGCACCGAGCGTTGCTGCTTGTTCTGGTACTCGGCGTCAAGTTGCAGCACGGCGTCGGGGCTGATGTTCCAGTCAAAGGCCAGGGACACAAAGTCGCGCCTGCCGTTGGCGTGTTCCACATAGGCGTTGAGGTCTTCGTGGGCCACGTTGGCACGCAGGCCAAATTGCTGCTCGCTGCCGAACCAGCCGCCGACGTCGGTGGCGAGGTAACCGCTGCCGCGATCATCGGTGGAGACCGTCACCGCGCGCACATCCTCCGGGCGCTTGGTCACGTAATTGATCACACCGCCGGGCTCGGAGATTCCGCTCTGCAGGCCCGCCAGGCCCTTGAGCACCTCGACCTGCTGCTTGTTTTCCAAGGCGACATTCTGCTCGCCGGTGATGGTGCGCCCGTTGATCTTGTAGCTGCTGGCGGCATTCAGGGAAAAACCGCGCACCACAAAGTTTTCGTAGTAGCCGATTGGCGCATAGCTGTCGCCCACCGAGGCGTCGTTGCGCAGCACTTCACTGAGCAGGCGCGCTTGCTGGTCTTTGATCAGTGCGGCGTTGATCACGGTGATCGAGGCCGGGGTGTCCAGCAGCGGCGCCTCGTCGAAACCGCCGACCGAGGCCGTGTCCGCGCGATAACCGGACGCGTCCTGGCCCTGGACCGTCACCGCCGGCAGTTCGATGTCTGCCGCGAGGCTGTTGCCGATACCGCCGCTGAGCAGCAGGCCGAGGGCGAAACGTGACGTAACGACGGGACGAAAACGCAAAACCATGGGGGCAGGGCCTTAAAGCGCAGGGCGGGGGGCGCATAAGCTAGGCAGATTGGCGCGGTTTTACAAGTTTTCGAGAAGGGTTCGCGTTGAGACGTACCGTCTCAGCCTTGACGTGATTCCCGTTGCGCCTGGACGCGCCCTGCGTACCTCTGCGATAGACACGCTTTGCTCAACGTTGCAGGAGATAGCCATGAGTATCGCGGGAAAAGTTGCGCTGGTAACCGGCGCTGGGCAGGGCATCGGCCGGGCGATCGCCCTGCGCCTGGCACAGGACGGTGCCGATATCGCCCTGGTGGACATCAATGGCGCCAAGCTCCAGGCCGTGGCCGCCGAAGTGGTCGCGCTGGGTCGCAAGGCGTCGGTGTTTATCGCCGACGTGTCCAGGCGTGAACAGGTGGTGGCGGCCGTGGAGCATGCGCACCAAACCTTGGGCGGCTTTGACATCATCGTCAATAACGCCGGGGTGGCGCAGATCGACGCGCTGCTGGAGGTGAGCCCGGAGCAGGTCGAACGCACCCTGGGGATCAACGTGCAGGGCGTGTTGTGGGGCATCCAGGCCGCCGGCAAGAAATTCAAGGCGCTGGGACAAAAGGGCAAGATCATCAACGCCTGCTCCATCGCCGGCCATGAAGGGTTTGCGCTGCTAGGGGTGTATTCGGCCACCAAGTTTGCCGTGCGCGCCTTGACCCAGGCGGCGGCCAAGGAGCTGGCAAGCGCCGGGATCACGGTAAATGCCTATTGCCCTGGCGTGGTGGGCACCGATATGTGGGTTGAAATCGACAAGCGCATGGCCGAAATCACCGGTGCTGAAGTGGGGGCAACGTACAAGAAGTACGTGGATGGCATCGCGTTGGGCCGCGCCGAAACGCCGGAGGACG encodes the following:
- a CDS encoding winged helix-turn-helix domain-containing protein, whose product is MSELSDKAVHFGPYRIHPRQRLVLEAGRPLRLGRRAVDILLILLEQAGNVVSKQELIARVWPKSVVEDGNLRVHMAALRKALGDGQAGQRYIVTVAQRGYSFVAPLSIEPMSLPSEGTPQRPCHNLPLRHTRMIGRQALIDSLVQQLPEQRFITLTGAGGIGKTTVALRVAELLIGHYRDGIRLLDLAPLSAPSMILPNLAALLDLTCAEDEAPAAFARRLQEHHLLLVIDNCEHLLDAIALISESLLHHAPRLHILTTSREALRAEGEYVQRLDPLACPPATGNRAQALGYPALQLLVERAMSHQDRFELSDAELPLAIDICQRLDGIPLAIELVAAQIERFGLPGLLVQMEDNFRLLTRGRRNALPRHQTLRATLDWSFELLTECEQICLRRLAVYRGGFSLASAAAVIAGEHIAAAQVPGSISQLVAKSLLNVEAGDDEMVYRLLDVTRTYALEKLSVAEELDATRERHATRCLTLMKQAQQDWQNTATQTWIDRYAPLRDDIRAALDWGLGDQGVHLLGIQLTVSAMPLWQELSLLREHGLYVGKALARLGQSSAPSQPLNMALQLALGSFSYHTQGGTPETLEAFARARRLAEAGKDLAGQLRAVSGQMAVNLCGGNYREALAQSLHFDRLGPQAEPQLDLSAQRLRVLAQHFAGNQALALHNAEQVIQRMAHSGHLNRFTHGFGVQYDQGVAALTILARILWLRGFPERAWRTASQALTLALQINHGTSICYTLALAGVVIAHYNGDTATARDRLDLLLQQAQKHSVPLFHTWARCYEGTAPIADVQGLGLVKDTLVTFNAGTVDDAALERAMNGGAGWCTPEILRVHADAMGDSHAAETLLLEALGQARQQGALAWELRCALSLAQRWRQQGRVDAARDLLSSIHGRFTEGFATRDLLRVRSLLDELQHKRPA
- a CDS encoding carboxymuconolactone decarboxylase family protein; the protein is MQPRTDFYTASPDAMKAMLALEAAVGKLSIELPLLELIRLRVSQINGCAFCLDMHTADARKGGETERRLYTLSAWRETPFFTPRERAALAWAESLTLISRTHAPDEDFNALAAEFSAQGQIDLSVAIATINSWNRLAVGFRKMPT
- a CDS encoding helix-turn-helix domain-containing protein; the encoded protein is MARLEYCAPRLPATGGLCPRRERIAKQLILANLGESLAIADLAQACALSRSHFSRAFKCSTGLSPQEWIRQQRIQRAKELITQSSLSLTQISLECGFCDQAHFCHMFTRSEGVNPMTWRNHQLRHKLQEIAA
- a CDS encoding LysR family transcriptional regulator — translated: MNRNDLRRVDMNLLVIFEALMFEKNLTRVAEKLFMGQPAVSAALGRLRDLFDDPLLLRNGRGMEPTPRALAILKELQPAMDTISGAVSRAKDFDPSTSCAVFRIGLSDDAEFGLFPPLLSRLREEAPGIVVVVRRANYLLMSALLASGEISVGVSYTTELPANAKRKKLRDIPCKVLRGDEGAEPLTLDDYCARPHAMVSFSGDLSGNIDLDLARIGRARRVVLAVPQFSGLRALLAGTQIIATVPDYAACALTEGTSLRAQDPPFAIDAAELSMVWSGVHDNDPAERWLRARIAEHMAREV